One candidate division WOR-3 bacterium DNA window includes the following coding sequences:
- the glnA gene encoding type I glutamate--ammonia ligase, with protein sequence MQDQGVKKTPDDILKRIQEENIKFVDLKFIDLVGKWHHLTLPVSNVKHSLFEKGVGFDGSSCSGFTSLEAGDLNVIPDPETAFIDDFYEIPSLSFICDIVEADTLKPFKRDPRGVAKRAEKYLKESGIADESHWMPELEFYVFDSVRYSSEPYDFGFGVDSLEAHWNSPEERTEPWIKHKGGYHAIYPSDSLHNLRAEICVALEKAGVAVRYHHHEVGGAGQAEIELALSPGLVKCADKVIISKYVIRNVCFKRGKSVTFMPKPIFDEPGSGLHFHQKLHKNGKNIFYCSGGYFDLSDEATHYIAGLGTHGPSVMAFTNPSTNSYRRLVEGYEAPTRFFFSVANRSSAIRIPKSAVSEDQKRIEFRMPDATCNPYLAVSAMLMAGLDGIKRKISPAKFGPLDKNLFELPPREQRRFLPIPSSFENSLDSLESDNEYLKQESVFDEELIDVWKEIKIKNEIIPLKIRTHPYEIELYYDL encoded by the coding sequence ATGCAGGATCAGGGAGTGAAGAAAACGCCTGACGATATTTTAAAAAGGATTCAGGAAGAAAACATTAAATTCGTAGATCTCAAATTTATTGATCTGGTGGGAAAATGGCACCATTTGACTTTGCCGGTTTCCAACGTCAAGCATTCGCTTTTTGAAAAAGGAGTGGGATTCGACGGATCGAGCTGTTCGGGATTTACTTCTCTGGAAGCGGGAGACCTCAACGTAATCCCGGATCCTGAAACCGCTTTTATAGACGATTTTTACGAAATCCCCTCTCTCTCTTTCATTTGCGATATTGTCGAAGCAGACACTCTGAAACCTTTTAAAAGAGACCCGAGAGGAGTCGCCAAAAGAGCCGAAAAATACTTGAAAGAATCCGGAATAGCCGACGAGAGCCACTGGATGCCGGAACTCGAATTCTATGTTTTCGACTCGGTCCGCTATTCTTCCGAACCCTACGATTTCGGCTTCGGAGTCGATTCTCTTGAAGCCCACTGGAACTCACCGGAAGAAAGGACAGAACCGTGGATAAAGCATAAAGGCGGATATCACGCCATATACCCTTCTGATTCACTTCACAATTTGAGAGCTGAGATATGTGTCGCTTTGGAAAAAGCCGGTGTGGCAGTCAGATATCACCATCACGAAGTCGGAGGGGCAGGCCAGGCCGAGATCGAGCTGGCTCTTTCGCCGGGTCTCGTTAAATGTGCAGACAAGGTGATAATATCAAAATATGTAATAAGAAACGTTTGTTTTAAAAGAGGAAAATCCGTAACTTTCATGCCTAAACCGATTTTCGATGAACCGGGAAGCGGGCTTCACTTTCATCAGAAACTGCACAAGAACGGCAAAAATATTTTTTACTGTTCCGGCGGATATTTTGACCTGAGCGACGAAGCGACGCATTACATAGCAGGTCTGGGCACTCACGGTCCTTCAGTCATGGCGTTTACCAATCCTTCGACAAATTCCTACAGAAGGCTTGTGGAAGGATACGAAGCTCCGACGCGCTTTTTCTTCTCAGTGGCAAACAGAAGTTCAGCCATTAGGATTCCCAAATCAGCCGTGTCCGAAGATCAAAAAAGGATCGAATTCCGCATGCCGGACGCCACGTGTAATCCTTATCTTGCTGTTTCGGCGATGCTGATGGCTGGACTCGACGGAATAAAAAGGAAGATTTCTCCGGCGAAGTTCGGACCTCTCGACAAAAACCTGTTTGAACTTCCTCCGAGAGAACAGAGAAGATTCCTGCCGATTCCTTCCTCGTTTGAAAACTCGCTGGACTCTCTCGAGAGCGACAACGAATATCTTAAACAAGAAAGCGTATTCGACGAAGAACTGATAGATGTTTGGAAGGAAATTAAAATCAAGAACGAAATAATTCCTCTTAAAATAAGAACACACCCCTATGAAATCGAGTTGTATTACGACCTCTGA
- a CDS encoding YitT family protein, producing MKSSCITTSERLKKTKIGLFIYDSVWIVLGSFLAGAGISLYLVPHRIAPGGISGLAQVLYILFGFQTGVVMFAFNIPLFILGVIFIGKTFGAKTVWGIITLSFFVDLFQPGNAFTTKIMPSFLVSIPQYEGYFSLTDQTVLACFAGNVLLGVGLGVIFRHRGSTAGTDIPVALIKKYTGLPMGMGFMIVDTVIILLACLAFKDLNLLIWALLGLFISAKTCDLVMQGISIAKTAYIISDKYIDINEQLNSTLGRGTTMIKSEGGFTGIDRPMIFCVISRNQVFQLIEIVKEIDKNAFIVLYDAFDVLGSGFKRIDRTTL from the coding sequence ATGAAATCGAGTTGTATTACGACCTCTGAGCGTTTAAAAAAGACGAAAATCGGACTGTTCATATATGATTCGGTCTGGATAGTTCTGGGATCTTTTCTCGCGGGAGCCGGTATTTCTCTTTATCTTGTGCCTCACAGAATAGCCCCCGGAGGTATAAGCGGACTGGCTCAAGTACTCTACATCCTTTTCGGCTTTCAAACTGGCGTCGTAATGTTTGCTTTCAATATTCCTCTTTTCATTCTGGGTGTCATTTTCATTGGAAAAACATTCGGTGCAAAGACAGTCTGGGGCATAATTACTCTCTCGTTTTTCGTCGATCTTTTTCAGCCGGGAAACGCTTTCACGACAAAAATAATGCCGTCATTTCTTGTCAGTATACCTCAGTATGAAGGCTATTTTTCACTCACTGACCAGACAGTGCTTGCTTGTTTTGCAGGTAATGTTCTGCTCGGCGTAGGACTTGGAGTGATATTCAGACACAGAGGATCCACTGCCGGAACCGACATCCCGGTGGCGCTGATAAAAAAATACACAGGCCTGCCTATGGGAATGGGGTTTATGATAGTGGACACGGTCATAATCCTTCTGGCTTGCCTGGCGTTCAAGGATTTGAATCTTCTGATCTGGGCTCTTCTCGGACTTTTTATTTCGGCTAAAACGTGTGATCTTGTTATGCAGGGCATCTCAATCGCAAAAACCGCCTACATAATTTCGGACAAATACATAGACATAAACGAGCAGTTGAATTCAACCCTCGGTAGAGGAACGACGATGATAAAGTCCGAAGGCGGTTTCACAGGAATTGACAGACCGATGATCTTCTGCGTAATATCGAGAAATCAGGTATTTCAGTTGATTGAAATAGTCAAGGAAATAGACAAAAATGCTTTTATTGTCCTCTACGACGCTTTTGATGTACTCGGTTCGGGATTCAAGAGAATAGACAGAACGACGTTGTAA